A portion of the Thunnus albacares chromosome 5, fThuAlb1.1, whole genome shotgun sequence genome contains these proteins:
- the ifrd2 gene encoding interferon-related developmental regulator 2 isoform X1, producing MPRSKKGKRGSSKPGSLRQEVLQLQLSAKGSLKGIKNGVKGESGASDDELMSDILSHYSSASEGTSVLDEGTGGEQVDEQTAQEETEDKLKQCIDNLMDKSAKTRLAALESLRQAFSSRVLYDFLIERRLTVSDCLERSLKKGGGEEQAAAATVFALLCIQLGGGDEAEEGFKMLRPILTTILIDNTASIAARQSCARALGMCCYVSSAEDGEDLIKSLALLESAFMTSYPNREGTLPTPKPGNAGLHTAALQAWSLLVTICPASKLTVLLDLHLPKLQACLQSSDVNYRIAVGETIALLVELGRDIDEEFDVEDSESLCECLKSLATDSNKHRAKNDRRKQRSIFREVLHYIENEDFTDEKIRFGVESIYIDSWMRRRIYDAFKEILESGVRHHLQFNPLLRDIFGLGPPLILDTSVKSNKISRFEKHLFNSAAFKARTKQRNKVRDKRADVM from the exons ATGCCGCGGAGTAAAAAGGGGAAACGTGGCTCTAGTAAGCCGG GCTCTCTTCGTCAGGAGGttcttcagctgcagctgtcgGCTAAAGGCTCGCTGAAAG GTATTAAAAATGGGGTGAAGGGAGAGTCGGGTGCTAGTGACGATGAGCTGATGTCTGATATTCTCAGCCACTACAGCAGTGCCAGTGAAGGCACCTCTGTGCTGGACGAGGGCACAG GAGGTGAGCAGGTGGATGAGCAGACTGCCCAGGAGGAAACAGAAGACAAACTCAAACAATGCATAGACAACCTGATGGATAAGAG TGCGAAGACTCGTCTCGCAGCCCTTGAGTCGTTGCGACAGGCCTTCTCCTCCAGAGTGCTCTATGACTTCCTGATAGAGAGACGCCTCACTGTCAGTGACTGCCTGGAAAGGAGCCTTAAGAAAG GCGGCGGGGAAGAGCAGGCAGCAGCGGCCACAGTCTTCGCCCTGCTCTGTATCCAGCTGGGGGGCGGAGACGAGGCAGAGGAGGGCTTCAAAATGCTTCGCCCCATCCTCACCACTATCCTGATTGACAACACTGCCAGCATAGCAGCCCGCCAGAGC TGTGCCAGAGCTTTGGGGATGTGCTGTTACGTCTCTTCTGCGGAAGACGGAGAG GACTTGATCAAGTCTCTTGCCCTCCTGGAGAGCGCGTTTATGACCTCCTACCCCAACAGAGAGGGAACGCTGCCCACACCCAAACCTGGCAATGCAGGCCTCCACACCGCCGCCCTGCAGGCCTGGTCGCTGCTGGTCACCATCTGTCCTGCATCCAAACTAACTGTGCTGCTTGACCT TCACCTCCCCAAACTGCAGGCGTGTCTGCAAAGCAGTGACGTCAACTACAGGATTGCAGTGGGAGAGACCATCGCCCTGCTGGTGGAGCTGGGACGAGATATAGAcgag gaGTTTGATGTGGAGGACAGTGAAAGTCTGTGTGAATGTCTGAAGAGTTTAGCCACAGACAGCAACAAACACCGAGCCAAGAATGACAGGAGGAAACAACGCTCTATCTTCAGAGAGGTGCTACATTACATAGAG AATGAGGACTTCACAGACGAGAAGATCAGGTTCGGAGTGGAGAGCATTTACATCGACAGCTGGATGAGGAGAAGAATCTACGATGCGTTCAAAGAGATCCTGGAGTCTGGAGTCAGACACCATCTACAG TTCAACCCTCTACTGAGAGACATCTTTGGCCTCGGCCCTCCACTCATCCTGGACACTTCTGTCAAAAGCAACAAGATCTCACGATTTGAGAAG CATCTTTTCAACTCAGCTGCCTTCAAGGCCAGGACTAAACAGAGGAACAAGGTCAGGGACAAACGGGCTGATGTCATGtga
- the ifrd2 gene encoding interferon-related developmental regulator 2 isoform X2 yields MPRSKKGKRGSSKPGIKNGVKGESGASDDELMSDILSHYSSASEGTSVLDEGTGGEQVDEQTAQEETEDKLKQCIDNLMDKSAKTRLAALESLRQAFSSRVLYDFLIERRLTVSDCLERSLKKGGGEEQAAAATVFALLCIQLGGGDEAEEGFKMLRPILTTILIDNTASIAARQSCARALGMCCYVSSAEDGEDLIKSLALLESAFMTSYPNREGTLPTPKPGNAGLHTAALQAWSLLVTICPASKLTVLLDLHLPKLQACLQSSDVNYRIAVGETIALLVELGRDIDEEFDVEDSESLCECLKSLATDSNKHRAKNDRRKQRSIFREVLHYIENEDFTDEKIRFGVESIYIDSWMRRRIYDAFKEILESGVRHHLQFNPLLRDIFGLGPPLILDTSVKSNKISRFEKHLFNSAAFKARTKQRNKVRDKRADVM; encoded by the exons ATGCCGCGGAGTAAAAAGGGGAAACGTGGCTCTAGTAAGCCGG GTATTAAAAATGGGGTGAAGGGAGAGTCGGGTGCTAGTGACGATGAGCTGATGTCTGATATTCTCAGCCACTACAGCAGTGCCAGTGAAGGCACCTCTGTGCTGGACGAGGGCACAG GAGGTGAGCAGGTGGATGAGCAGACTGCCCAGGAGGAAACAGAAGACAAACTCAAACAATGCATAGACAACCTGATGGATAAGAG TGCGAAGACTCGTCTCGCAGCCCTTGAGTCGTTGCGACAGGCCTTCTCCTCCAGAGTGCTCTATGACTTCCTGATAGAGAGACGCCTCACTGTCAGTGACTGCCTGGAAAGGAGCCTTAAGAAAG GCGGCGGGGAAGAGCAGGCAGCAGCGGCCACAGTCTTCGCCCTGCTCTGTATCCAGCTGGGGGGCGGAGACGAGGCAGAGGAGGGCTTCAAAATGCTTCGCCCCATCCTCACCACTATCCTGATTGACAACACTGCCAGCATAGCAGCCCGCCAGAGC TGTGCCAGAGCTTTGGGGATGTGCTGTTACGTCTCTTCTGCGGAAGACGGAGAG GACTTGATCAAGTCTCTTGCCCTCCTGGAGAGCGCGTTTATGACCTCCTACCCCAACAGAGAGGGAACGCTGCCCACACCCAAACCTGGCAATGCAGGCCTCCACACCGCCGCCCTGCAGGCCTGGTCGCTGCTGGTCACCATCTGTCCTGCATCCAAACTAACTGTGCTGCTTGACCT TCACCTCCCCAAACTGCAGGCGTGTCTGCAAAGCAGTGACGTCAACTACAGGATTGCAGTGGGAGAGACCATCGCCCTGCTGGTGGAGCTGGGACGAGATATAGAcgag gaGTTTGATGTGGAGGACAGTGAAAGTCTGTGTGAATGTCTGAAGAGTTTAGCCACAGACAGCAACAAACACCGAGCCAAGAATGACAGGAGGAAACAACGCTCTATCTTCAGAGAGGTGCTACATTACATAGAG AATGAGGACTTCACAGACGAGAAGATCAGGTTCGGAGTGGAGAGCATTTACATCGACAGCTGGATGAGGAGAAGAATCTACGATGCGTTCAAAGAGATCCTGGAGTCTGGAGTCAGACACCATCTACAG TTCAACCCTCTACTGAGAGACATCTTTGGCCTCGGCCCTCCACTCATCCTGGACACTTCTGTCAAAAGCAACAAGATCTCACGATTTGAGAAG CATCTTTTCAACTCAGCTGCCTTCAAGGCCAGGACTAAACAGAGGAACAAGGTCAGGGACAAACGGGCTGATGTCATGtga